One genomic segment of Corallococcus silvisoli includes these proteins:
- a CDS encoding glycosyl hydrolase family 18 protein gives MGNPSRDSQGLLEPFVPDALTQDDVSTRLGYQRVGYRGDGLGGNLSYTSVRVGRPVYNSYSRTERRPQLSACVSDLGMEDGRPVGLREPRFFGRGFDVSRLPPTAYDRLVFGALGIVGDAGPRASQIRKHARGSQLDRRGRITIVDYLQDVASFPFQGMAMAKVGASLSNYHALYFSQDRALGILGGLRNLQLQAAARGHPLELAFSVGGWLMSGHFSGMAASARERAEFISSVLEMFSLFPMFSSVDLDWDCLGGGRLESDESSKDDGANYVRLVGELRAALDSARSLGRKEISIAASCDLAKLRMANVPALREVGLDRVYLKGFDFFSTGTSRAIAHHANLKRYPGSMHSIELAVDFLVSRKVEPACLHLGYAAQGQAAAGASRDSLQYNAEGAALGTFEAGVVELYDLLRNQVDFSARPPVGRNGFELCTDSWADADYLYSEEARQLITLDTPRTVKAKAEFVAANGLGGMFCGGAHQDTGLLHNAAREGLGAQALHTVFDMAPTYVPGQVRPLGPVVRDARPHGEVAGGVSAP, from the coding sequence ATGGGCAATCCCAGTCGGGATTCGCAGGGGCTCCTGGAGCCCTTCGTTCCGGACGCCCTGACGCAGGACGATGTGTCGACGCGGCTGGGGTATCAGCGCGTGGGGTACCGGGGCGATGGGTTGGGAGGGAACCTTTCCTATACATCCGTGCGCGTGGGGCGGCCTGTCTATAATTCGTATTCCCGGACGGAGCGGCGGCCGCAGTTGTCCGCGTGTGTTTCGGACCTGGGCATGGAGGACGGCCGGCCGGTGGGCCTGCGTGAGCCGCGCTTCTTCGGGCGGGGGTTCGATGTCTCGCGCCTGCCGCCCACGGCGTATGACCGGCTCGTGTTCGGGGCGCTGGGCATCGTGGGGGACGCGGGGCCCCGCGCTTCGCAGATCCGCAAGCACGCCCGGGGCTCTCAGCTGGACCGCCGTGGACGCATCACCATCGTGGACTACCTCCAGGACGTGGCGTCGTTCCCGTTCCAGGGAATGGCCATGGCGAAGGTGGGGGCCAGCCTCTCCAACTACCACGCGCTGTACTTCTCCCAGGACCGGGCCCTGGGCATCCTGGGGGGCTTGAGGAACCTTCAGCTGCAGGCCGCGGCGCGAGGACATCCGTTGGAGCTGGCCTTCTCCGTGGGGGGATGGCTGATGTCCGGCCACTTCTCCGGGATGGCGGCCAGCGCCCGGGAGCGCGCGGAGTTCATCTCCAGCGTCCTGGAGATGTTCTCCCTCTTCCCGATGTTCTCCTCGGTGGACCTGGACTGGGATTGCCTGGGGGGCGGGCGGCTGGAGAGCGACGAGTCGTCCAAGGACGACGGCGCGAACTATGTCCGGCTGGTGGGGGAGTTGCGGGCGGCGCTGGACTCGGCGCGGAGCCTGGGCCGCAAGGAGATCTCCATCGCGGCGAGCTGCGACCTCGCGAAGCTGCGGATGGCGAACGTGCCGGCGCTTCGGGAGGTGGGGCTGGACCGGGTGTATCTGAAGGGCTTCGACTTCTTCAGCACCGGGACGTCGCGCGCCATCGCGCACCACGCGAACCTCAAGCGCTACCCGGGCTCCATGCACTCCATCGAGCTGGCCGTGGACTTCCTCGTGTCGCGCAAGGTGGAGCCGGCCTGTCTTCACCTGGGGTACGCCGCGCAAGGACAGGCCGCCGCGGGGGCCAGCCGGGATTCGCTCCAGTACAACGCGGAAGGCGCCGCGCTGGGCACCTTCGAGGCGGGCGTGGTGGAGCTGTACGATCTGCTGCGCAACCAGGTGGACTTCTCCGCCCGGCCCCCCGTGGGCCGCAATGGCTTCGAGCTGTGCACGGACAGCTGGGCGGACGCGGACTACCTCTACAGCGAGGAGGCGCGGCAGCTCATCACCCTGGACACGCCGCGCACGGTGAAGGCGAAGGCGGAGTTCGTCGCCGCGAACGGGCTGGGGGGCATGTTCTGCGGGGGCGCGCACCAGGACACCGGGCTGCTCCACAACGCCGCGCGCGAGGGGTTGGGCGCCCAGGCGCTGCACACCGTGTTCGACATGGCCCCCACGTATGTCCCCGGTCAGGTGCGCCCGCTGGGGCCTGTCGTCCGGGATGCGCGTCCGCACGGGGAGGTGGCGGGCGGCGTCTCCGCGCCCTGA
- a CDS encoding OmpA family protein, translated as MNRTLLILLLAAVGLTGCSRRAANPTTSDAATRTPPAPVADRGDAAKPAPDDTEQALAALRATPIYFTLDSSTLPPEASDELERLAKALRQRSLAKVTVAGHTCELGTTEYNIALGQRRAASVRAYLVRLGVEPERISVVSYGEERPADVNAPAKNRRAEFSFRLAEQAHAGDL; from the coding sequence ATGAACCGAACCCTCCTCATCCTGCTGCTGGCGGCTGTCGGACTCACGGGCTGCTCGAGACGCGCCGCCAATCCCACGACCTCCGATGCGGCGACGCGGACGCCCCCAGCGCCGGTCGCGGATCGCGGTGACGCCGCGAAGCCCGCGCCCGACGACACGGAGCAGGCGCTCGCGGCGCTCCGGGCGACGCCCATCTACTTCACGCTCGACTCGTCGACGCTTCCGCCTGAAGCCAGCGACGAGCTGGAGCGGCTGGCGAAGGCACTGCGCCAGCGCTCGCTCGCGAAGGTGACGGTGGCGGGCCACACGTGTGAGCTGGGGACGACGGAATACAACATCGCGCTGGGACAGCGCCGGGCCGCCAGCGTGCGCGCGTACCTGGTGCGCCTGGGTGTCGAGCCCGAGCGCATCTCCGTCGTCTCCTATGGCGAGGAGCGGCCGGCGGACGTGAACGCCCCGGCGAAGAACCGCCGCGCCGAGTTCTCCTTCCGCCTGGCCGAACAGGCCCACGCGGGCGACCTGTAG
- a CDS encoding glutathione peroxidase, which translates to MSQPLHDIPLKSIDGAPRTLGQYKGKVLLVVNVASKCGLTPQYEGLQKLYASKQGQGLEVLGFPANDFLGQEPGSEAEIQQFCTTSYDVTFPLFSKVSVVGKDKHPLYHALTDAIPDATGEGPMRARLKGYGIEANPRPEVQWNFEKFLIGRDGRVAARFAPDVAADDPRLLQAIEGELAKPA; encoded by the coding sequence ATGAGCCAGCCCCTCCATGACATCCCCCTGAAGTCCATTGACGGCGCGCCCCGGACCCTTGGCCAGTACAAGGGCAAGGTGCTGCTGGTGGTGAACGTGGCCTCCAAGTGTGGCCTCACCCCCCAGTACGAGGGCCTGCAGAAGCTCTACGCGAGCAAGCAGGGCCAGGGCCTGGAGGTGCTGGGCTTCCCGGCGAATGACTTCCTGGGCCAGGAGCCGGGCTCCGAGGCGGAGATCCAGCAGTTCTGCACCACGAGCTATGACGTGACCTTTCCGCTGTTCTCGAAGGTCTCCGTCGTCGGCAAGGACAAGCACCCGCTGTACCACGCGCTGACGGACGCCATCCCCGACGCCACGGGCGAGGGCCCGATGCGCGCGCGCCTCAAGGGCTACGGCATCGAAGCCAACCCGAGACCGGAGGTGCAGTGGAACTTCGAGAAGTTCCTTATCGGACGCGATGGCCGGGTCGCGGCCCGCTTCGCCCCGGACGTGGCGGCGGACGACCCGCGGCTGCTCCAGGCCATCGAAGGCGAGCTGGCGAAGCCGGCCTGA
- a CDS encoding sigma-70 family RNA polymerase sigma factor — MRPRTEVELMEAARAGDAGALEELLCRHEQQVYRFGLRMCGSEEDARDVLQETLLAAFRGLHTFRGEAALSTWLYQLARTYCGRLRRLRAGMPAAFEPLDAPAAAQVAADEATPDRASLARQMGEVLQAAILALPEEQREALTLRDVEGLTAEEAARVVGIEVRALKSRLHRARVQLRAHVVTLLGEGAQPDAPGCAELARELSEYVARDVDQATCARLEAHLSRCSRCARAHGALKRSVSLCRSIPGDAVPAPVRSAVRQALARALAD, encoded by the coding sequence ATGAGACCCCGGACCGAGGTGGAGCTGATGGAGGCTGCTCGCGCTGGAGACGCCGGGGCGTTGGAGGAGCTCCTCTGCCGCCATGAGCAGCAGGTGTATCGCTTTGGCCTGCGCATGTGCGGCTCCGAGGAGGACGCCCGGGATGTGCTCCAGGAGACACTGCTCGCGGCCTTTCGCGGCCTGCACACCTTCCGGGGCGAGGCGGCGCTGTCCACGTGGCTGTACCAATTGGCCCGGACGTACTGTGGCCGGTTGCGCCGCCTGCGCGCCGGGATGCCTGCCGCGTTCGAGCCGCTGGATGCGCCCGCGGCCGCGCAAGTGGCGGCGGACGAGGCGACTCCGGACAGGGCCTCCCTCGCGCGGCAGATGGGAGAGGTGTTGCAGGCCGCCATCCTCGCGTTGCCCGAGGAGCAGCGCGAGGCGCTGACGCTTCGGGACGTGGAGGGGCTCACGGCGGAGGAGGCGGCGCGGGTCGTGGGCATCGAGGTGCGGGCCCTCAAGAGCCGGCTGCACCGCGCCCGGGTCCAGCTTCGTGCGCACGTGGTGACGCTGTTGGGGGAGGGCGCCCAGCCGGACGCGCCGGGGTGCGCGGAGCTGGCGCGGGAGCTGTCGGAGTACGTCGCGCGGGACGTGGATCAAGCCACCTGCGCGCGCCTGGAGGCGCACCTGTCGCGGTGCTCTCGCTGTGCGCGGGCGCATGGGGCGCTCAAGCGCTCGGTGTCCCTGTGCCGGAGCATCCCCGGGGACGCCGTGCCGGCCCCGGTGCGCTCGGCGGTGCGACAGGCGCTGGCCCGCGCGCTGGCGGACTGA
- a CDS encoding sigma-54-dependent transcriptional regulator produces MPSSAHILVVDDHEEMGQMLRDPLTDAGYRVDLSTSGADAIAQLRSRLYDVVLCDLRMEDVDGLDVLAAARKHDPELPVLLMTAFGAVESAVEAMKRGAYHYLTKPFRLDEVLLHVGRALDARRLRAEHRDLKRQVAQRSGLGSLLGHSVPMRTLYDLIERVACSEAPVLLRGESGSGKELVARALHSEGARSEEPFVAVNCTALPHALLESELFGHLKGAFSGATTTRRGLFVEADGGTLFLDEIGDMPPELQAKLLRVLQDGEVRAVGADGSRRVDVRIVAATHQDLEARVKEGRFRADLFYRLNVVSLRIPPLRERTEDIPKLAEHFVAQARIRNPRSPVTTLAPEVVSALTRMPWPGNVRELENLMERLVVLGAQPTVDLGMLRLNTSEGAPELHPLAAAHGQVVPLRQLEGEYIAWVVARCGGNKTRAAELLGIDVSTIHRRERTDSGISQR; encoded by the coding sequence ATGCCGTCTAGCGCGCACATCCTCGTGGTGGATGACCACGAGGAGATGGGACAGATGTTGAGAGATCCGCTCACGGACGCGGGCTACCGCGTGGACCTTTCGACCAGCGGCGCGGACGCCATCGCGCAGCTGCGCTCGCGCCTGTACGACGTCGTGCTGTGTGACTTGCGCATGGAGGACGTGGACGGGCTGGACGTGCTCGCGGCGGCGAGGAAGCACGACCCGGAGCTGCCGGTGCTGCTGATGACCGCCTTCGGCGCGGTGGAGAGCGCGGTGGAGGCCATGAAGCGCGGCGCCTACCACTACCTCACCAAGCCCTTCCGCCTGGATGAGGTGCTGCTCCACGTCGGGCGGGCGCTGGACGCCCGGCGCCTGCGCGCCGAGCACCGGGACCTCAAGCGCCAGGTGGCCCAGCGCAGCGGCTTGGGGTCGCTGCTGGGCCACAGCGTGCCCATGCGCACGCTCTACGATCTCATCGAGCGCGTGGCCTGCTCCGAAGCGCCCGTGCTGCTCCGGGGCGAGAGCGGCAGCGGCAAGGAGCTGGTGGCCCGGGCGCTGCACTCGGAAGGGGCGCGGAGCGAGGAGCCCTTCGTGGCGGTCAACTGCACCGCCCTGCCCCACGCCCTGCTGGAGAGCGAGCTGTTCGGCCACCTCAAGGGCGCCTTCAGCGGCGCCACCACCACGCGCCGGGGCCTCTTCGTGGAGGCCGACGGAGGCACGCTCTTCCTGGATGAGATTGGAGACATGCCGCCGGAGCTCCAGGCGAAGCTCCTGCGCGTCCTCCAGGACGGAGAGGTGCGCGCCGTGGGGGCGGACGGCTCACGCCGGGTGGACGTGCGCATCGTCGCCGCCACGCATCAGGACCTGGAGGCGCGGGTGAAGGAGGGGCGCTTCCGGGCGGACCTCTTCTACCGGCTCAATGTGGTCTCCCTGCGCATTCCGCCGCTGCGCGAGCGCACGGAGGACATCCCGAAGCTCGCGGAGCACTTCGTGGCCCAGGCGCGCATCCGCAACCCGCGCTCCCCCGTCACCACCCTGGCCCCGGAGGTGGTGTCCGCGCTCACGCGCATGCCGTGGCCCGGAAACGTGCGTGAGCTGGAAAACCTGATGGAGCGGTTGGTGGTCCTGGGCGCGCAGCCCACCGTGGACCTGGGAATGTTGCGGCTGAACACATCCGAGGGCGCACCGGAGCTCCACCCGTTGGCCGCGGCCCATGGGCAGGTGGTCCCGCTGCGGCAGCTTGAAGGTGAATACATCGCCTGGGTGGTCGCACGCTGTGGAGGCAACAAGACACGGGCGGCGGAGCTGCTGGGGATTGATGTCTCCACCATCCACCGTCGGGAGCGCACCGACAGCGGCATTTCGCAACGTTAG
- a CDS encoding endonuclease V, which produces MIACVDVDYRRECTVAACLLFRDWADACEAGRQVERGPPAEEYVPGEFFRRELPHLLRVLGAVAEPLETVVIDGYVWLGEARPGLGAHLYEALGRRVPVVGVAKRSFHDNTLAVPVLRARSQRPLFVTVAGLDAAVAAACVQRMHGDARFPTLLRRVDRLCREA; this is translated from the coding sequence ATGATCGCGTGCGTGGACGTGGACTACCGGCGGGAGTGCACCGTGGCCGCGTGCCTCCTTTTCCGTGACTGGGCGGACGCGTGCGAAGCCGGGCGGCAGGTCGAACGCGGCCCGCCGGCGGAGGAGTACGTGCCGGGCGAGTTCTTCCGCCGGGAGCTGCCCCACCTGCTGCGCGTGCTCGGCGCCGTGGCGGAGCCGCTGGAGACGGTGGTCATCGACGGGTACGTGTGGCTGGGCGAGGCGCGGCCCGGCCTGGGCGCCCACCTGTACGAAGCGCTGGGGCGGCGCGTCCCGGTGGTGGGCGTCGCGAAGCGCTCCTTTCACGACAACACCCTGGCCGTGCCGGTGCTCCGCGCCCGGAGTCAGCGTCCGTTGTTCGTCACGGTCGCGGGCTTGGACGCGGCGGTCGCGGCGGCTTGCGTCCAGCGCATGCACGGCGACGCGCGTTTCCCCACCTTGCTCCGTCGCGTGGACCGGCTGTGCCGCGAAGCGTGA
- a CDS encoding carbonic anhydrase: protein MRASRPVTPYDKIFENNQRWAEEQLRADPDYFTKLSVSQQPDFLYIGCSDSRVPANQIMGLAPGDVFVHRNVANLVNNVDLNVMSVINYAVRQLDVKHIIVCGHYGCGGVRAAMQPKDLGILNPWLRNIRDVYRFHKQELDTIQDETRRYERLVELNVLEQSINIIKTAAVQKSYLTRGFPIVHSWVFDLRNGILQDLKLDFVQTLHNIQEVYDLTKE, encoded by the coding sequence GTGCGAGCGTCGCGCCCCGTGACGCCCTACGACAAGATCTTCGAGAACAACCAGCGCTGGGCGGAGGAACAGCTCCGCGCGGACCCTGACTATTTCACCAAGCTGTCGGTGTCGCAGCAGCCGGACTTCCTCTACATCGGATGTTCGGACAGCCGCGTCCCCGCGAACCAGATCATGGGCCTGGCGCCCGGTGACGTGTTCGTGCACCGCAACGTCGCCAACCTGGTCAACAACGTCGACCTCAACGTGATGTCGGTCATCAACTACGCCGTCCGGCAGCTGGACGTGAAGCACATCATCGTCTGTGGCCACTATGGCTGCGGCGGGGTGCGGGCGGCGATGCAGCCCAAGGACCTGGGCATCCTCAACCCCTGGCTGCGGAACATCCGAGACGTGTACCGCTTCCACAAGCAGGAGCTGGACACCATCCAGGACGAGACCCGGCGCTATGAACGCCTGGTGGAGCTCAACGTCCTGGAGCAGAGCATCAACATCATCAAGACGGCCGCCGTGCAGAAGTCCTATCTGACGCGGGGCTTCCCCATCGTGCACTCGTGGGTGTTCGACCTGCGCAACGGCATCCTCCAGGACCTGAAGCTCGACTTCGTGCAGACGCTCCACAACATCCAGGAGGTCTACGACCTCACGAAGGAGTGA
- a CDS encoding MBL fold metallo-hydrolase, which produces MIFRQLFDSESSTYTYLIGDASTGQAVLIDPVREQVDRDLKLVGELGLKLTYVFDTHVHADHVTASGLLRERTRCTVASGAGGAACADLQLHHGDEVRVGPSIFFRVLATPGHTDDSVSYLLEDRVFTGDALLVRGNGRTDFQNGSASQLHDSITRVLFSLPDETLVYPAHDYHGHTVTSIAEEKRYNPRLAGQSLEEFIHTMETLHLPKPQRIDVAVPANRACGRPPAPPPQGH; this is translated from the coding sequence ATGATCTTCCGACAGCTTTTTGATTCCGAGTCGTCAACCTACACCTACCTCATCGGCGACGCTTCCACCGGGCAGGCCGTCCTCATCGACCCCGTCCGGGAACAGGTCGACCGGGACCTGAAGCTGGTGGGCGAGCTGGGCCTCAAGCTCACCTACGTCTTCGACACCCACGTGCACGCCGACCACGTCACCGCGTCGGGCCTGCTGCGGGAGCGCACGCGGTGCACGGTGGCCAGCGGGGCCGGAGGGGCCGCCTGCGCGGACCTCCAGCTCCATCACGGGGACGAGGTGCGCGTGGGCCCGAGCATCTTCTTCCGGGTGCTCGCCACGCCGGGCCACACCGACGACAGCGTCAGCTACCTGCTGGAGGACCGCGTCTTCACCGGGGATGCCCTGCTGGTGCGCGGCAACGGCCGCACCGACTTCCAGAACGGGAGCGCGAGCCAGCTCCACGACTCCATCACCCGCGTCCTCTTCTCGCTGCCCGACGAAACGCTCGTCTACCCCGCGCACGACTACCACGGCCACACGGTGACGAGCATCGCCGAGGAGAAGCGCTACAACCCACGGCTCGCGGGCCAGAGCCTCGAGGAGTTCATCCACACCATGGAGACCCTTCACCTGCCCAAGCCCCAGCGCATCGACGTCGCGGTCCCGGCCAATCGCGCCTGCGGCCGCCCCCCGGCCCCACCTCCCCAGGGACACTGA
- a CDS encoding sensor histidine kinase, whose product MRRLLAPLLLLLIALASVAGGAVWFIQRDRQALVEQFGRDRQAQLDEAASGVARSLEDLGDNLRFASELLAQPGSTGDHHNELRALLESVGQYRAIAVHGPDGAERLFLVDHKSRHLSKEAVHPPALADTARQALESPPGYVIPSYPIEGATSGWMRVFATRIDSEAPEGRGTVAILVDTEPLFAPLRMVTVDENTRLLLLGAHGMPAPMSDPGLVAWHRRLSEPEGTLVPGLRALEEHMRAGASGTLRIPEAEAQRLGLGSADAVASFRPLRMRDEASWSVATLSSTSALRSHERTLVLRLSLAALLIAVFLTAFGTYVVLANRRAVALHESRRHAARFAHLHEKTQKILDHIPTGILALSHEGRISGVNQALRARLPPSAVGSTLTEAFPSAPTAAVQRLAALVTSARAVGVVRSLHGEPLSLFNEKDQYNVHAVPLEHGDGEVSTLLVLEDLSNVRMLEDQLLRAEKLATVGVLAAGVAHEIGTPLGIIRGHAEYMLQKVGGTEHPQGRGLNAIVTQIDRVSRIIRQLLDLSRLQPARAAAVPLAPVVRGLQELLDMEAERRHVHFELDVPERLPCLSADADQLQQVLLNLALNACDACSEGGRVKVSATAFAGGDTPTLEMVEIRIQDDGRGIAPEHLHQVFDPFFTTKKRGQGTGLGLSVVAQIVRNHGGQIGVDSEPGRGTVVTLRWPVAAAPNWEERHAV is encoded by the coding sequence ATGCGCCGCCTCCTCGCCCCCCTCCTCCTGCTGCTCATCGCCCTGGCCAGCGTGGCGGGCGGAGCCGTGTGGTTCATCCAGCGGGACCGGCAGGCGCTGGTGGAGCAGTTCGGCCGGGACCGGCAGGCGCAGCTCGACGAGGCGGCCAGCGGCGTGGCCCGGTCGCTCGAGGACCTGGGAGACAACCTGCGCTTCGCGAGCGAGCTGCTCGCCCAGCCGGGCTCCACCGGGGACCACCACAACGAGCTGCGCGCCCTGCTGGAGTCCGTGGGCCAGTACCGGGCCATCGCCGTGCATGGCCCGGACGGCGCCGAGCGCCTGTTCCTGGTGGACCACAAGTCGCGCCACCTGTCGAAGGAGGCCGTCCATCCCCCGGCCCTGGCGGACACCGCGCGCCAGGCGCTGGAGTCCCCCCCGGGCTACGTCATCCCCTCGTATCCCATCGAGGGCGCCACCTCCGGATGGATGCGGGTCTTCGCCACCCGCATCGACTCCGAGGCGCCGGAGGGTCGAGGAACCGTCGCCATCCTCGTGGACACCGAACCCCTGTTCGCGCCGCTGCGCATGGTGACGGTGGACGAGAACACCCGCCTGTTGCTGCTCGGCGCCCACGGCATGCCCGCGCCCATGAGCGACCCGGGCCTGGTGGCATGGCACCGGCGTCTGTCGGAGCCCGAGGGGACGCTCGTGCCGGGCCTGCGCGCGCTGGAGGAGCACATGCGCGCGGGGGCCTCGGGGACGCTGCGGATCCCCGAAGCGGAGGCGCAGCGGCTCGGCCTGGGGTCCGCGGACGCGGTGGCCAGCTTCCGGCCGCTGCGCATGCGCGACGAGGCGTCATGGTCCGTGGCGACGCTGTCCTCCACCAGCGCGCTGCGCTCCCACGAGCGCACCCTGGTGCTGCGGCTGTCCTTGGCGGCGCTCCTCATCGCGGTGTTCCTCACCGCGTTCGGAACCTACGTGGTGCTCGCCAACCGCCGGGCCGTGGCGCTGCACGAGAGCCGCCGCCACGCCGCGCGCTTCGCGCACCTGCATGAGAAGACGCAGAAGATCCTGGACCACATCCCCACCGGCATCCTCGCCCTGAGCCACGAGGGCCGCATCAGCGGCGTGAACCAGGCGCTGCGTGCGCGGCTGCCGCCCAGCGCGGTGGGCAGCACGCTCACCGAGGCCTTCCCCAGCGCCCCCACCGCGGCGGTGCAGCGGCTGGCCGCGCTGGTGACCTCCGCGCGCGCCGTGGGGGTCGTGCGCAGCCTGCACGGCGAACCGCTCAGCCTCTTCAACGAGAAGGACCAGTACAACGTCCACGCCGTGCCGCTGGAGCACGGCGATGGCGAGGTGAGCACGCTGCTGGTGCTGGAGGACCTGAGCAACGTGCGCATGCTGGAGGATCAGCTGCTCCGCGCGGAGAAGCTGGCCACGGTGGGCGTGCTCGCCGCGGGCGTGGCCCACGAGATCGGCACGCCGCTGGGGATCATCCGGGGCCACGCGGAATACATGCTCCAGAAGGTGGGCGGCACGGAGCATCCCCAGGGCCGGGGCCTCAACGCCATCGTCACGCAGATCGACCGGGTGAGCCGCATCATCCGTCAGCTGCTGGACCTCTCGCGCCTCCAGCCGGCCCGGGCCGCGGCGGTCCCGCTGGCGCCCGTGGTTCGCGGCCTCCAGGAGCTGCTCGACATGGAGGCCGAGCGCCGGCACGTGCACTTCGAGCTCGACGTGCCGGAGCGCCTGCCCTGCCTCTCGGCGGACGCGGATCAGCTGCAGCAGGTGCTGCTCAACCTCGCGCTCAACGCCTGCGACGCGTGCAGCGAAGGAGGCCGCGTGAAGGTGAGCGCGACCGCCTTCGCGGGGGGAGACACCCCGACGCTGGAGATGGTGGAGATCCGCATCCAGGACGATGGCCGGGGAATCGCGCCGGAGCACCTGCACCAGGTCTTCGACCCGTTCTTCACCACCAAGAAGCGGGGCCAGGGCACGGGCCTGGGCCTGAGCGTGGTGGCGCAGATCGTCCGCAATCACGGTGGTCAGATCGGGGTCGACAGCGAGCCCGGGCGAGGCACCGTCGTCACGCTGCGGTGGCCGGTGGCCGCCGCCCCCAATTGGGAGGAGCGACATGCCGTCTAG
- a CDS encoding DUF6691 family protein yields MRPSLAAFLSGLLFAVGLGLGGMTDPSNVLGFLDVAGDWDFRLAFVMGGAVAVHAALRPLILRRARPLFAPAFPVFSLQRVDARLVGGAALFGVGWGLAGYCPGPALASLGQGGPALLVFVSSMLGGMALARWVAPERGAGDDARGQERPASGAEPRHVSS; encoded by the coding sequence ATGCGACCCTCTCTCGCCGCGTTCCTCAGTGGGCTGCTCTTCGCCGTGGGCCTGGGCCTGGGCGGAATGACCGACCCCTCCAACGTCCTGGGCTTCCTCGACGTCGCGGGGGACTGGGACTTCCGGCTGGCGTTCGTGATGGGGGGCGCTGTCGCCGTGCACGCGGCGCTGCGGCCCCTCATCCTGCGGCGGGCGCGGCCCCTGTTCGCTCCTGCGTTTCCTGTGTTCTCCCTCCAACGGGTGGATGCACGGCTCGTCGGGGGCGCGGCCCTGTTCGGCGTGGGGTGGGGGCTCGCGGGCTACTGCCCCGGACCCGCGCTCGCGTCGCTGGGCCAGGGGGGACCGGCGCTGCTCGTCTTCGTGTCCTCCATGCTGGGCGGGATGGCGCTCGCCCGGTGGGTGGCCCCGGAGCGCGGCGCCGGAGATGACGCGCGGGGCCAGGAGCGCCCAGCCTCCGGCGCGGAGCCTCGCCATGTCTCATCCTGA
- a CDS encoding YeeE/YedE family protein, which produces MDSSFALPLLGGALIGLSASLLLLAHGRVAGISGVVASLLAPVKGDISWRAQFLGGLLAGGLLLAWSRPGTFALPEPLDGGRVLLLALAGLLVGLGSRLGSGCTSGHGVCGLSRGSPRSLVATLTFMATGILTVFLSRHVF; this is translated from the coding sequence ATGGACTCCTCCTTCGCGCTTCCGCTGCTGGGCGGGGCGCTCATCGGCCTGAGTGCCTCCTTGCTGCTGCTCGCCCACGGACGGGTGGCGGGCATCAGCGGGGTGGTGGCCTCGCTCCTGGCTCCTGTCAAAGGTGACATCTCCTGGCGCGCGCAGTTCCTGGGCGGCCTGCTGGCAGGCGGCCTGCTGCTGGCATGGTCGCGCCCGGGGACGTTCGCCCTTCCGGAGCCGCTGGACGGGGGCCGAGTGCTCCTGCTCGCCTTGGCCGGGCTGTTGGTGGGCTTGGGTTCACGGCTGGGCAGTGGATGCACCAGCGGGCACGGCGTCTGCGGCCTCAGCCGGGGCTCGCCTCGTTCGCTCGTGGCCACGCTCACCTTCATGGCCACCGGCATCCTCACCGTCTTCCTCAGCCGTCATGTCTTCTGA
- a CDS encoding DUF3014 domain-containing protein — protein MSLLGGAGVFFVLRPPEPPPEPTPQYAEPPPPTTPPPPAVQLSGTDTHIRDVLKGLSSDADFLRWLSSEDLARRFAAATNLIAEGQSPRMPLSFMAPTGTFQVVNRKGHSVMAPESMARYDVVARVVASVDTKAVQRVYQELKPLLDAAHAELAPPGRSLDQALAQALGRLTAVPVPKAPVELTPKGALYAYADPNLEALGAAEKHLLRMGPDNMRKVQAKLREFTTALALPSQEQARQP, from the coding sequence GTGTCGTTGCTGGGAGGAGCGGGGGTCTTCTTCGTCCTCCGGCCGCCGGAGCCGCCTCCGGAGCCCACGCCCCAGTACGCGGAGCCGCCTCCGCCCACCACGCCCCCACCGCCCGCCGTGCAGCTCTCGGGCACGGACACCCACATCCGGGATGTGTTGAAGGGGCTCTCCAGTGACGCGGACTTCCTGCGCTGGCTGTCGTCGGAGGACCTGGCACGCCGCTTCGCCGCCGCGACGAACCTGATCGCCGAAGGTCAGAGCCCGCGAATGCCGCTGTCGTTCATGGCGCCCACCGGCACCTTCCAGGTCGTGAACCGCAAGGGCCACTCCGTGATGGCGCCGGAGAGCATGGCCCGGTACGACGTCGTGGCGCGGGTCGTGGCTTCAGTGGACACGAAGGCCGTCCAGCGGGTGTACCAGGAGCTGAAGCCGTTGCTGGACGCGGCGCACGCGGAGCTGGCCCCGCCAGGGCGCAGCCTGGATCAGGCGCTGGCGCAGGCCCTGGGAAGGCTCACCGCCGTCCCGGTGCCGAAGGCCCCGGTGGAGCTCACGCCCAAGGGTGCGCTCTATGCCTACGCGGATCCGAACCTGGAGGCACTGGGCGCCGCGGAGAAGCACTTGCTGCGCATGGGCCCGGACAACATGCGCAAGGTGCAGGCGAAGCTCAGGGAGTTCACGACCGCGCTGGCCCTGCCCTCGCAGGAGCAGGCCCGCCAGCCGTAG